Below is a window of Stygiolobus azoricus DNA.
AATGAAAATAACTAGAGCGTTACCGAAATCTGGGAACATGAGACCAAAGAGGAACGGGAAGGTAATTATTAAGAATACTGTAGGAGATATTTCCCAATAGGATGGAACACCATAAAGTTCTATTACCGATTCTAAAGGTTTAATGGATTTTGGAAGTTCAACATAAGTAGGCGGAGTCTCTCCTTCATTTTCTGCATATCTCTTAGGGTATTCATATGTGATAAACGCTAAGCCTTCTAGTTCGTCCAAGAGGTTCTTAAGTTTCTTTTCGTGCAGAAAACCTTCTATTTGTACGTAGTATTCTGATACTCTAGCCTTAGAGAGAATTGTCATCGCGTCTCTTACTGTTAGTAGCCTGCCATAGGTCTCTGCTATCCATTCTCTGTCTTGTTCTACCTTACTAATTAGTTCCTTTCTCCTTTCTCCAAGAACAGACTGAAGGTACTTAATTTTTTCCTGAACGTTATTATAAGCCTCTTGAGGTGAAATCATGTCTGGAGTCTCGAATCTTCTGACACCTATTTCCTTTAATTTAGTCTCTAGGTTTGTCCCCTTCGGTCCAGCTATGATACAAGCGTTTTTATTCTCTGCAAAAGGATTGCAATATACTGCTATTCTCTCGTTTTTCTCCAAGTTATTTCTCTGCTCGTTAGATAATATGGCGAGTGCTACTTCAAAATATTCAGTTTTGTATAGTAGTTCTAGACTTATTCCTATGTCCTTGAAGGGCTCTATTTCGCTCAACTGAGTATTGAGGGACTCTAACTCGGCCCTGAGTTTCCCTATTTCTTCCAGTAATTCCTTATATTTCTCTTCAATTTTGGTATATTCTTTGTTCACTTCAGTCGCGATCTCAAACCAGTCAGAGACTTTTAATTTACCCTTAGGTTCTATTTCAATTCCTCCAAGTTCCATTATTATCTTTATTTTGTTGATATTTTCACTGGTTTCTCCTAGCTTTCTCCTAGCCTCCTCATATTTATTTTGGGATATTGGTGCTTTGGAGTCGTCAACTTCAAATGCATTTAAATTAAGCAACTTAGTTACCACATTATTAACGTTTCGTTTGTCTGTAAGTATTTCAACCCTAACCATTGTCTCAGGCAGAATCACAGTGATTCACTATGATAAATCAGGTATGTCTTAAAAATATTTAATCTCCTTTTAAAATGATAATTCAGGATGGGTAAAGTAGTAGTATTAGGGGACAGGTATACTGTTAACCTTTTCAGGATGATAGGTACTGAGGGCTTAGTGCTTGATGATCCACTCAATCTTGAGGACACATTGGTTAAGTTAAAAAAGAGAGAAGACATAGACTTAATATTGGTCGCAAATGACCTATATAATCCAGTAAAGGAAAAAATTGAATCATTGGTAATAGATCAGAAAAAACCACTAATTACTATTATTCCAACACCCTTTAGTCAAGGTCAGCCCCTCGATGTGAAAGGCTTAATACTTAAAGCTTTAGGATTTGGGTGAGAGTAAATGAAATTTGAGGAATTATTAAATTCATCATTAGAGGACGTGAAAAAGAAGAACCAAGAAGAACTAAAAAAAGCTATGGCTGAAGCTAATACGATTGTAGATGAGAGATACAACGCTATTCTTTCGGAGTATACACAAAAGATCACGGATTATATCAGGAAGAATGAAGATAGGGTAAAAGGCGAGCAAGCGAAACTAGAAGTAGAAAATAAAAGGCTTATCAGTAAGGAGAAAGATTATTGGATTTACCAAGTGTACAATAAGGTAATGGAGAAAATACCGGACTTAGTGTCTGATACTAGATACAAGCAAGGGCTTGAAAGTATAATAGCAAGAGAGGCTAAAAACGGCTCTGTGATTTATTGTTCTTCACGTGATCTAGGAACTGTTAAAACTATTCTATCATCTAAGAAGATAAACGCTAAGGTCGAGGAGGATAAGAACATAAGGGCTGGGATTAAAATTTTCTATCCCGATCAAAGTTTGGTGAAAGACTTTACGCTTGAAACAATTTTAAATCAGATGTTCGATGATTTAAGAGACGAAATAGCTAAAGTTCTCTTCGGTGAGTAAGATGGCAGGAGAAGGTCGTGTTATTCGTGTTAACGGACCTCTAGTAGTAGCGGACGGAATGAGATCAGCACAAATGTATGAAGTAGTAGAAGTAGGAGAACCCAGACTAATAGGAGAGATTACCAGAATTGAGGGCGATAAGGCATTCATCCAGGTTTACGAGACTACTGACGGCATTAAGCCCGGAGACAAAGTATACAGAACTGGCGCTCCCTTATCAGTAGAATTAGGTCCCGGACTACTAGGAAGGATATTTGATGGTCTACAGAGACCACTGGACTACATTGCAAATGTCACTAAATCACCCTACGTTAAAAGGGGAATAAAGGTACCTGCACTAGACAAGAACAAGAAATGGCACTTTACGCCTACCGTAAAGAAAGGGGACAAGGTATCAGGCGGAGATATAATCGGTGTAGTCCAAGAGACAGAGCTTGTTCAACATAAGATATTAGTCCCCCCTAATGTTCATGGTGTTGTAAAGGAAGTTGTGGCTGAAGGTGATTACACAATAGAGGATGTTATAGCTACTTTAGATGTTAACGGCGATACGAAAGAGCTCAAAATGTATCATAAATGGCCAGTAAGAGTTCCGAGACCTTTCAAAGAAAAGTTAGAGCCTACAGAACCTCTATTGACAGGTACCAGAGTAATTGATACTATATTCCCTATGGCAAAAGGAGGAACTGCAGCTATACCGGGTCCATTTGGAAGCGGGAAGACGGTAACATTACAAAGTTTAGCCAAATGGTCGGAAGCTAAGATTGTGATCTATGTGGGATGTGGAGAAAGGGGTAACGAAATGACAGACGAGCTGAGACAGTTCCCTAAGCTAAAAGACCCATGGACTGGAAAACCATTACTTCAGAGAACAATATTAGTTGCAAACACTAGCAACATGCCGGTAGCGGCGAGAGAAACAAGCATATACGTAGGAGTTACTATGGCTGAGTATTTCAGGGATCAAGGTTATGACATATTATTAGTAGCTGACTCGACCACTAGGTGGGCGGAAGCATTAAGAGACTTAGGAGGTAGAATGGAGGAGATGCCCGCAGAAGAAGGGTTCCCAAGTTACTTACCTTCAAGGTTAGCAGAGTATTATGAGAGGGCTGGAAGGGTAAGAACTATAGGGAACCCAGAGAGGACTGGCTCAGTGACAATAGCTTCGGCAGTATCTCCTCCAGGTGGTGACTTTACCGAGCCAGTTACTAGTAATACGTTAAGATTTGTAAGAGTGTTCTGGCCTTTAGATGTCTCGTTAGCTCAAGCTAGGCACTTCCCAGCAATAAATTGGATCCAAGGGTTCTCTGCTTACGTAGATTTAGTAGCTTCGTGGTGGCATAAAAACGTTGATCCGAATTGGTATGAAATGAGGAACACTTTAGTGAAAATCCTTCTAAGGGAGGATGAACTCAAACAAATAGTGAGGTTAGTAGGTCCTGAGTCACTGTCAGATAAGGACAAGCTAGTTTTAGAGGCTGCTAAATTAGTGAGATTAGGATTCTTGCAACAGAACGCGTTTGATGAAATAGACGCTTTCGCTACACCACAAAAGCAGGCTAAAATGATGCATGTGTTATATACGTTCTATACTCAAGCTAACGATTTAATCACTAAAGGAATACCTTTGAAGAAGATATTAGAAAAAGTTGGACCATTGGAGCCAGAAATTATAAGGATTAAATACTCAGTAAAGAATAATGAACTAGCGAAAATAGATGAGATAGAGAATAAATTAAAGGCAGCTTATGACTCATTACTAAAGGAGGTGTCAGGATAATGGAAAGCATGAACCTTAGGGAATATTCGAACATCTCGATGATTAAAGGTCCTTTAGTGGCTGTACAAGGGGTAAATGACGCTTCTTATAACGAGTTAGTAGAAATTGAATTGGCTGACGGTATCAAGAGAAGGGGGCTAGTAGTAGATTCGCAATTAGGAGTTACATTTGTCCAGGTTTTCGAAGGGACCACTGGTATCTCACCCACAGGTACAAAGGTAAGGTTCTTAGGAAGAGGGTTGGAGATAAAGGTTTCCGAAGAGATGCTAGGGCGTATATTCAACCCGTTAGGTGAACCTTTGGATAACGGTCCACCAGTCATATCAGGCGAGAAGAGGGACATTAACGGAGATCCCTTAAATCCAGCAGTTAGAGAATATCCAGAAGAGTTTATCCAAACTGGAATATCTGCAATTGACGGCATGTTGTCATTACTGAGAGGGCAAAAGCTCCCTATATTTAGCGGGAGCGGTATGCCTGGTAACATGATTGCTGCTCAAATCGCTAAACAAGCTACTGTTAGAGGTGAAGAGAGTAACTTCGCGGTAGTCTTTGGTGCAATAGGAATAAGATATGACGAAGCATTATTCTTCAGGAAGTTCTTCGAAGAGACTGGTGCTATAAACAGGGTTGCGATGTTCTTAAGTCTAGCTAATGAACCACCATCGTTAAAGATTCTAACACCAAGAGCAGCTTTGACTCTAGCTGAATATTTAGCTTTCGAAAAAGATATGCATGTATTAGCAATACTCATTGACATGACAAACTATTGTGAAGCACTTAGAGAACTAAGTGCTTCTAGAGAAGAGGTCCCTGGTAGAGGAGGGTACCCAGGGTACATGTACACTGATCTAGCGACAATATATGAGAGAGCAGGTAAAGTAGTTGGTAAAAAGGGTTCAATTACTCAGATGCCAATTTTAACGATGCCTAACGATGACATTACACATCCAATTCCGGACTTAACAGGTTACATAACCGAAGGTCAGATAACCCTTGATAGATCACTATATAATAAAGGAATATATCCACCGATTAACGTCCTCATGAGCCTTTCAAGGCTTATGAGAGACGGTATAGGAGAAGGAAAAACAAGAGATGACCATAAGGACTTATCTAATCAACTGTTCGCGGCATATGCAAGGGCTCAGGAAGTGAGAGGGTTAGCTGCAATTATTGGTGAGGATAGCCTTTCGGAGGTTGATAGGAGGTATTTACTGTTCGGAGAACAGTTCGAGAGAAAGTTCATAAGTCAAGGGTTCAATGAGAATAGAACCATAGAACAAACATTAGACATTGGATGGGAAGTCCTCTCTGTGTTACCAGAGTCTGAGTTAAGTCTAATCAAGCAAGAATACGTAAAGAAGTATCATCCCAACTATAGGGGTAAGAAATGAGCTCAAGGAAGATTTTACCTACAAAGATTAACCTGATAAACCTTAGGCGACAAATCAGATTAACTAGAACGATTAAGAGACTTTTGGAAAATAAGAGAGAGGTTTTGTTGCTGTACTTACGTCAATATGCTGATGAGTACGAAAAGACCTACGGTGAGGTCAGCAAAGTTTTATCGGATGTATACTCTACGTATTTGAAAGGTGTTTCGGCTGAGGGTATAGCTACTATAGAACAGTTTGCGAGTTCTGTACCCTCCAGCCTTGAGGTTAAGAGTAATACAAAGCTCCTCTTCGGTGTTAGAATTCCGATAGTTGAGCTAAATGAGGAATCAATTCAAAAACAGCCCTTCGGTGACGTAGAAATATCACCTTATATACTAAAATCAAGGGAAGAGATTGCAGAGGCTTTCAAAAAAATACTGCTTCTTGTTGAAATGGAATCAGCTATAAGGTCACTTACTCTTGAGCTGAGAAAGACACAAAGGCTTATAAATGCTATAGATACTTCTATACTTCCTTATTATAATTCTTCAGCTAAGTACATTAAGAGCGTATTAGATGATAGAACTAGAGAGGAGTTTAGTAGACTAAAAATGATTAGGAGAGTTCTTCAGAGGAGGAGGATGGAAAGTGGCTGAACAATACGTAAATATGTTAAAGATTAAACTCGATGAGAAGAGAAAAGAAATAATGTCACAATTAAATGCTGAGTTTGAAAAGATAGTTAAACAAAGAATGGATGAGTTTGAAAACATCAAAAGAAATATTTTAAAGGAAGTAGAAAAATAGTTTAACGGAGTGTTCTACTATGAGGAAAATCCTGCTCGCAACTCTACTGATACCAATACTTGTAACTACTCTAGCTTCAGCTCAAACTAGCTCAGGTACAGAGGCTGCCGGAATTAACATCGGTGCAGGTCTCGCAATAGGTTTAGCTGCAGTGGGTGCTGGAGTTGCTGTTGGAATGGCAGCTGCTGCAGGTATTGGTGTATTAACGGAAAGGAGAGACATGTTCGGTACGGTTCTGATCTTCGTGGCTATCGGAGAAGGAATCGCAGTATATGGTATATTGTTCGCAATATTAATGTTGTTCGCAAGAGTGTGAACGTGTTAAAAGACAAAAATGCTTTTTTAGTTCCTCGTTTTCTTTCCTCTTACTATGAAAATAACAAGAGAAAAGTGGCAGACGGACTTTTCTGAATGGTTCGACTGGGTACTAAAAGAAGGTGAATTCTACGATTATGGGAGATATCCAGTCAAAGGAGTAGGAGTTTGGTTACCCTACGGTTTCAAAATAAGAAGGGCTGTAACTGACTTAATTAGGAACTTACTTGATTCCACGGGACATGAGGAAGTACTATTCCCAATGCTTATCCCAGAAGATCTGTTGCGTAGGGAGTCGGAGCACATAAGGGGTTTTGAGAGTGAGGTATACTGGGTAACAAAGGGAGGTAAGGATGACCTAGACGTTAAATTAGCGTTGAGACCTACTAGTGAAACTTCAATTACCTTCATGGAGTCTCTGTGGATAAGTAGTTACAAGCAACTACCTAAGAAATATTACCAAATAGTGAGCGTTTTCCGATATGAGACCAAAGCTACGAGACCCATGATAAGGCTCAGGGAGTTAACTACTTTCAAAGAAGCGCATACTCTACACGAGACTTATGAAGACGCCGAAAGACAAGTCAAAGAGGCAGTAGAAATCTACAAAAAGTTTTTCGATGAACTAGGAATTCCTTATGTCATATCGAAGAGGCCAGATTGGGATAAGTTTGCAGGTGCTGTTTACACTATTGCGTTCGATACGATAATGCCAGACTCGAGGGTTATGCAAATAGGTACGGTACATCATCTAGGACAACACTTTACAAAAGTGTTCGACTTCAAGATACAAAAGAAAGATGGTTCATTAGACTATCCTCATCAAACAAGTTATGGGATTTCAGACAGGGTGATCGCTGCGTTAATCGCCCTTAACGGAGACGATCACGGCCCGGTCTTGAATCCTAAAATAGCACCTATAAAAGTAGTAATAATTCCTATACCCGCTAAAGATGATGAAACTAATAAGAAAATCACAGATTATTGTGACGGCATTGCGGAGGAATTAAATAAGAACTCAATAAACGCAGTCATTGATAAAAACCCTGAGAAGACACCCGGCGAGAAGTTTTATATCTGGGAATTAAAGGGTGTCCCCTTAAGGATAGAGATAGGGCAAAGAGAGGTAAACAATAACATGGTATATATTAAAAGGAGAGATACATTACAAGGCATTTCGATAGGGAGAAGTGAATTAGTGCAAAAAGTTTCCGAGCTCCTAATGAAGATCTCGGAAGATTTGAAGAAAAATGCTTGGGAAATGATGAAGAGTAAAATAATATATACAGACGATCTAGATGAAGCTAAAAAGACGTTAGAAAATAGGTCTGGTATAGTAGAAGTACCATGGTGTGGGGAGAACGATTGTGGTTTGAAACTTCAAGAGCTTACTAACAGTAGGGTGTTAGGTTCTCCTTACGATTCAGCAAGAGATGTTTCAAATAAGTCGTGTGTGGTTTGTAAAAAACCAGCTAAGGATACCCTCAGGCTAGCAAAAACTTATTAAAAGGAGTGACATGGTTAAATTAAGGGTGTTAATTTTTG
It encodes the following:
- a CDS encoding V-type ATP synthase subunit I: MILPETMVRVEILTDKRNVNNVVTKLLNLNAFEVDDSKAPISQNKYEEARRKLGETSENINKIKIIMELGGIEIEPKGKLKVSDWFEIATEVNKEYTKIEEKYKELLEEIGKLRAELESLNTQLSEIEPFKDIGISLELLYKTEYFEVALAILSNEQRNNLEKNERIAVYCNPFAENKNACIIAGPKGTNLETKLKEIGVRRFETPDMISPQEAYNNVQEKIKYLQSVLGERRKELISKVEQDREWIAETYGRLLTVRDAMTILSKARVSEYYVQIEGFLHEKKLKNLLDELEGLAFITYEYPKRYAENEGETPPTYVELPKSIKPLESVIELYGVPSYWEISPTVFLIITFPFLFGLMFPDFGNALVIFIFSLWFYNYGKKKGSNNIKQLSLVLIYGSVIAMITGILAREFFGPLAVGGLRELLNNPAYPNGPLYNIWPVPQSVYEQIKYILPTGGAEQGIVNSIILSLLLGSILLFVSSLLGVINAIKKKDPEFLVLDRLPILLIYTVPFIIFTYGLTNLSNYIGQVEALLGGIGYFLFKTGSPAPGSTQTLADILVIWTELALIYNWAGRVIILRKHEKMSSVGAIVFGFIEGGFEAGILLLSNTISFIRVLVFAVAHYYILYAFSYMGYLAAGQPSTVIALIINPIALAIIIIGNLLAIALEGLIVFIQDMRLHFYEMFSKFYEGKGRKFEPQVTYVEILS
- a CDS encoding V-type ATP synthase subunit F, translated to MGKVVVLGDRYTVNLFRMIGTEGLVLDDPLNLEDTLVKLKKREDIDLILVANDLYNPVKEKIESLVIDQKKPLITIIPTPFSQGQPLDVKGLILKALGFG
- a CDS encoding V-type ATP synthase subunit E yields the protein MKFEELLNSSLEDVKKKNQEELKKAMAEANTIVDERYNAILSEYTQKITDYIRKNEDRVKGEQAKLEVENKRLISKEKDYWIYQVYNKVMEKIPDLVSDTRYKQGLESIIAREAKNGSVIYCSSRDLGTVKTILSSKKINAKVEEDKNIRAGIKIFYPDQSLVKDFTLETILNQMFDDLRDEIAKVLFGE
- a CDS encoding ATP synthase subunit A, with the protein product MAGEGRVIRVNGPLVVADGMRSAQMYEVVEVGEPRLIGEITRIEGDKAFIQVYETTDGIKPGDKVYRTGAPLSVELGPGLLGRIFDGLQRPLDYIANVTKSPYVKRGIKVPALDKNKKWHFTPTVKKGDKVSGGDIIGVVQETELVQHKILVPPNVHGVVKEVVAEGDYTIEDVIATLDVNGDTKELKMYHKWPVRVPRPFKEKLEPTEPLLTGTRVIDTIFPMAKGGTAAIPGPFGSGKTVTLQSLAKWSEAKIVIYVGCGERGNEMTDELRQFPKLKDPWTGKPLLQRTILVANTSNMPVAARETSIYVGVTMAEYFRDQGYDILLVADSTTRWAEALRDLGGRMEEMPAEEGFPSYLPSRLAEYYERAGRVRTIGNPERTGSVTIASAVSPPGGDFTEPVTSNTLRFVRVFWPLDVSLAQARHFPAINWIQGFSAYVDLVASWWHKNVDPNWYEMRNTLVKILLREDELKQIVRLVGPESLSDKDKLVLEAAKLVRLGFLQQNAFDEIDAFATPQKQAKMMHVLYTFYTQANDLITKGIPLKKILEKVGPLEPEIIRIKYSVKNNELAKIDEIENKLKAAYDSLLKEVSG
- a CDS encoding V-type ATP synthase subunit B, with protein sequence MESMNLREYSNISMIKGPLVAVQGVNDASYNELVEIELADGIKRRGLVVDSQLGVTFVQVFEGTTGISPTGTKVRFLGRGLEIKVSEEMLGRIFNPLGEPLDNGPPVISGEKRDINGDPLNPAVREYPEEFIQTGISAIDGMLSLLRGQKLPIFSGSGMPGNMIAAQIAKQATVRGEESNFAVVFGAIGIRYDEALFFRKFFEETGAINRVAMFLSLANEPPSLKILTPRAALTLAEYLAFEKDMHVLAILIDMTNYCEALRELSASREEVPGRGGYPGYMYTDLATIYERAGKVVGKKGSITQMPILTMPNDDITHPIPDLTGYITEGQITLDRSLYNKGIYPPINVLMSLSRLMRDGIGEGKTRDDHKDLSNQLFAAYARAQEVRGLAAIIGEDSLSEVDRRYLLFGEQFERKFISQGFNENRTIEQTLDIGWEVLSVLPESELSLIKQEYVKKYHPNYRGKK
- a CDS encoding V-type ATP synthase subunit D — encoded protein: MSSRKILPTKINLINLRRQIRLTRTIKRLLENKREVLLLYLRQYADEYEKTYGEVSKVLSDVYSTYLKGVSAEGIATIEQFASSVPSSLEVKSNTKLLFGVRIPIVELNEESIQKQPFGDVEISPYILKSREEIAEAFKKILLLVEMESAIRSLTLELRKTQRLINAIDTSILPYYNSSAKYIKSVLDDRTREEFSRLKMIRRVLQRRRMESG
- a CDS encoding ATPase, with protein sequence MAEQYVNMLKIKLDEKRKEIMSQLNAEFEKIVKQRMDEFENIKRNILKEVEK
- a CDS encoding V-type ATP synthase subunit K (produces ATP from ADP in the presence of a proton gradient across the membrane; the K subunit is a nonenzymatic component which binds the dimeric form by interacting with the G and E subunits); translation: MRKILLATLLIPILVTTLASAQTSSGTEAAGINIGAGLAIGLAAVGAGVAVGMAAAAGIGVLTERRDMFGTVLIFVAIGEGIAVYGILFAILMLFARV
- the proS gene encoding proline--tRNA ligase — its product is MKITREKWQTDFSEWFDWVLKEGEFYDYGRYPVKGVGVWLPYGFKIRRAVTDLIRNLLDSTGHEEVLFPMLIPEDLLRRESEHIRGFESEVYWVTKGGKDDLDVKLALRPTSETSITFMESLWISSYKQLPKKYYQIVSVFRYETKATRPMIRLRELTTFKEAHTLHETYEDAERQVKEAVEIYKKFFDELGIPYVISKRPDWDKFAGAVYTIAFDTIMPDSRVMQIGTVHHLGQHFTKVFDFKIQKKDGSLDYPHQTSYGISDRVIAALIALNGDDHGPVLNPKIAPIKVVIIPIPAKDDETNKKITDYCDGIAEELNKNSINAVIDKNPEKTPGEKFYIWELKGVPLRIEIGQREVNNNMVYIKRRDTLQGISIGRSELVQKVSELLMKISEDLKKNAWEMMKSKIIYTDDLDEAKKTLENRSGIVEVPWCGENDCGLKLQELTNSRVLGSPYDSARDVSNKSCVVCKKPAKDTLRLAKTY